The DNA region ttgacaaatcttacgaagggaagattgtcttttgtgagtttcatcccattagagtgatttgatttgtttgatttgttttgtttgtattcgataccaaatttacatttaggATGCCTCTTATACTTGCACATCTGAGTTACGGCTTCACGAGATCTTTCCCAAGCAACCGTAATATATTGTGTTcattcattttcttcggttaccggttgaactgtctcctcattttctaaggatagtCCAGCCGGTTCATATACCGTGGTTTCGCATgtctcaccagcggtaccattTGACTCTCCGGTTTCATGTTCTAACCgagtcggtatgtatgcagatatgtttttGAACTCaacgaccatttcgttgagtgcagaaatcagatattccttagtaaattcatcagaagagaaatcaaatacctcttcatcGTTTTCCATGAAGTATGTTACTCTctcttcatcattttctttgtcggagtatgcccagtcgcttccaccgtcggatgcgatgaattccttttgtatttcttttccttcatcGGCTTGCTGGTTATCGTTCCTTCGGTAATCGTTTATTTGTTTGTCATTCTTCCGGTAATCGTTCTCTTGATAGTTGTTACCCTAATAATGGTTACCTTAatagttgttgccttggtaATTGTTTTCCGGTTTTCGATCGTCTCTTCTCGGTTTCCTATATtccgacctgaaatgtccaaaaccatcacagttataacatcttttatttaatttatcaacatagttataattaaaactgCTGTTAGATGgtggttgattcttcttcatgaatctcccgaaTTTCTGTGCTAGCATCGTCATCACGTCTTCAATGATTCGGTCAGCGTTTTTGACGGGAGCTAGAGCGGTTGATACATGGACCgctggttccaccgatgtaaccaaggCTCTAGTTGCCGTTGACgtagatgcttcatcttcgatccgagactttgTCTCGAACTCGTATGCTTTTAGATCTTCAAACACAtaatgcaacttcatctgcccgagattgcttggctctctcatcaccatggtcttgatatcccatgtgctcagtagtgatcttaaagctttgataATTATCTCCCGGTTGTCGTATCTTTTTCCGAGTGTTTgtagctcgttgaccacactggtgaaccggttgctgaactctttcatgttttctcccggtttcatcctaatgttctcatatttttgagtagccaccaagattttgttttcttttgttctttcatttctttcatggatctgaatgatcgtttcccaggcttcctttgcattttaacagtctgatattttatttagtgtgttatcgtctatagccttgtagatgtatctcatgcaatggttttccaggttacttcttctccgatcttcagttgtccatgcgtctatctccttgttaatctttatcggtccttctttcagaactttgctcatctcatcatccagcgtAATCAGATGAAggtacatctgtttcttccagctgctaaatgcttcactgtttagcatcggtggcttgtcgctgtgggtcatgcttcccatcttcttcggttacTTGAGTGTtgagaacctcgctctgataccacttattAGGATCGGGATTGCCCTTGGAGTATCGGGGTTCTGATTTCTAAGGGTTGACCGCTTACAAACACAACACACGgtctgattggtgatagtccagttagagactacaaccgttctcaacactacgcaaactgtcacagactcttgaaccgggttcaagggcggaaatgtctatttcagtttgaagcaacacacaagatTTGGATGATGTTTATAAGAGATCGGTTAGACAAGATAGATAAACCGGTTTAGTTAAGGACAAGGATTATGTTTCGGTTTGATTTGAAGAGAGTTATAGTTTGGTTTAGAGTAAGTGAGCCGGaagtaaagaaaataacacgagacatgattgtttatggatgtttggagcaaactctcctacgtcacccttcttctcagattatgagaaggatctccactaactttgaatgttacaacactcacacaatgccggacgagcctaactcgctactcgttggttacaccacttcactctgatGTAATACAAATAACTTAATATGATAATAgtgctttcggtaaatgaaacaactatttaggatcgcgcgtgagatttctttctctctcttaagatttCAAAAAACGTATTTAATGAAgacccttcgtcttccttttatagtaaatgatatcctaacggtcatcttcttctctctccgtaggtttggtcagtttgaaaccacgccggttcagagatgttgcgtgcacgtttcatctTTCTAACACTTAGCAAGCATGCATACACCGGTCAGGTATTGGTGACGTGAGCggcttgcagttttggacacatgtcaaaCATGCACGTTCCGGCTGTCTGATTCGGATCTTCggataagcagatcatcattgtttttattgcatgcttctgatccggatcttatatTCTTGCATTTTCCTAAGAAgcatctatttcgtcatattacgttaTCTTGTACTTCGAAGTTTCTAGTTGATCTTCTCGTAATATGGTCCGCTGGGATTAAAAACCTTCTTGCTAGCTGGTCTGGTGGAGATGTTGaagccggttcctcttgatcgtgacttgatcatttggagCCGGTTTACTTTGGTATATTCTCCAGCCAGTTTATGCGGTCTCCAGCTGGTTTATACGGCTTGATCTGTTCCTACACATGAAAGTTGAGATTAATTTAGTTCTCCGGtcgtttaaaattaacttacttaatttttctaacaaaaatgaACTTGTCATTAATTCTGATTACAATGCAAGGACCGCGATGAATTGATACATAATTATGATTGTATGTATATAATGTATTTCAATCAAGACCCATTTTCAACCTGTCATAAATTTTTAAAGATGTTCAGTTAATAGGAAACAATTCATCTTGTAAAATTTTGGTATGGAAACAATAATAATCAagatgaaacaataataatcaAGATGATTAATTAAACTGTTGGAATACTTGATGATGAGATGTTTTGAGTTTAATGTCATTGTGTTTTAGTTTGGTAAAAATAGATGGAGAAAACATAGTCTAGTCTCGGAAAAAGGACGGTTAAACACATTTTTCGAACCACTCTAATTTTGAGAAATGAGTCCTAATAAAAAAGTGTTATTGATACAATAACCTAAGTGAAAGGGAATACACAATTTGTAATACTTAAATGATACACAATATCACAATTTTCTTAGTTTAAAAGCCTAccaatatatatagttttaactAAGGATTGGATTTTCATCTTAAATTTGAGTTCAAAAGCAAAGGCTCATGTTATTTTGTCGCAATTTTCAGATCTCTTTCTTTGTTAACCCTATCGTCTCTCACGAACTTTCCAAATCTCTTTTGTGCAATTTTCACGGTCTCATTATCAATGTTAGCGaaacaaaccctaaaccatCTAGGCTCCGAGCAATGAAAAGAAGAGCCTTGTGAAATATTGAGTTTAACTTGGTTGATAATAACTTGCCAAAGACTTATTTCCTCTTGGGTGGTGCCCCCTTTCAACATGTGTCTCAAGTCCATCCAACAAAAAAGACCCGCATTTCTCTCCAAACACTTGATTCCATCTTCCATGAGCCCTTCAATGAACAACTTGTGTCTACTTCCCaaccttttcacattttcatcGAGAAACCCATCGACGAAATCATCGTCTAACAACATCGATGCAATCAAGTACTGAGTTTGAGTAGAAACAAGTCCAAAGCTAGACATTTTCCTAGCACTATTCACGACATAATCATTGTAAGAGTAGACAATCCCAACCCTGAAACCTGTGAGGCCCAAATCCTTCGACAAACCATAAATAATGTGTACAAGGTTTTTATTCACACCCTCGGTTTGATGTAGTGCCTCGGAGACACTAACAAATCgaggttttttgaaaactgTACCGTCGTATATCTCATCACATACAAGatgaatattcttttgagtaaCAAAAGATAGTAAAGATTTAAGAGCGGATATGTTAAGAACCGTGCCAAGTGGGTTAGATGGGTTACTTAGGATTAGAGTTAGGCAATGGGTTAGTTAAATACGAACCGGCATGATtcaacacgatatttgtacggaacgatacgatacgatattatctcattCAGGTCTTGGGTTGACACAATACAAGCACAAGACGACACggtcacgacacgattatgagtttatacgatcgaaacacggttacgagtcgacacGGATACGaaacgagtatagacacgacacaagtataTATACGACACAAACACAAATATACACACAgaacgacataaacacaattagtcaaaTGACTTAAACTACCCACAATAAaattctctaaacctattacatttttattcaattaataaattatttaatttcataaatgtaatatttataattaaaattaaacacactaaaatataatattaaaataaaatattaacttaaataatataaattaaaataaaatatacataaaaaataaattatatgaa from Impatiens glandulifera chromosome 5, dImpGla2.1, whole genome shotgun sequence includes:
- the LOC124939154 gene encoding 1-aminocyclopropane-1-carboxylate synthase 2-like; translation: LSNPSNPLGTVLNISALKSLLSFVTQKNIHLVCDEIYDGTVFKKPRFVSVSEALHQTEGVNKNLVHIIYGLSKDLGLTGFRVGIVYSYNDYVVNSARKMSSFGLVSTQTQYLIASMLLDDDFVDGFLDENVKRLGSRHKLFIEGLMEDGIKCLERNAGLFCWMDLRHMLKGGTTQEEISLWQVIINQVKLNISQGSSFHCSEPRWFRVCFANIDNETVKIAQKRFGKFVRDDRVNKERDLKIATK